A part of Myxococcus landrumus genomic DNA contains:
- a CDS encoding FadR/GntR family transcriptional regulator, whose product MSSSSRQKPQRAAEVVLEALCIAIFDGKLKEGDPLPPERVLAETHGVSRIIARQAVHTLVDAGLVEARQGGASRVLDVAAADARALELLFRYGSRLRGGGARLREELVEYRLLYVVMMLDAAHRKATDEERRALLAFVEACPTQPSEARARQLDTDFWRHVTEMGRNQIMRMEMALWERWADPSAPLDGKADELRWFYHVLAKQLLSRQDPVPFYLATIRPTFAPASR is encoded by the coding sequence GTGTCCAGCTCGTCCCGTCAGAAGCCGCAGCGTGCCGCGGAGGTGGTGCTCGAGGCGCTGTGCATCGCCATCTTCGACGGCAAGCTCAAGGAGGGGGACCCTCTTCCTCCGGAGCGAGTCCTCGCGGAGACGCATGGCGTGTCACGCATCATCGCGCGACAGGCGGTGCACACGCTGGTGGACGCCGGACTCGTCGAGGCACGGCAAGGCGGGGCCTCCCGCGTGCTCGATGTCGCCGCGGCGGATGCCCGGGCGCTCGAGCTGCTCTTCCGCTACGGCTCACGTCTCCGGGGCGGCGGTGCCCGGCTCCGGGAGGAGCTGGTCGAGTACCGGCTCCTGTACGTGGTGATGATGCTCGACGCCGCGCACCGGAAGGCGACCGACGAAGAGCGGCGCGCCTTGCTCGCGTTCGTCGAGGCGTGTCCCACGCAGCCGTCCGAGGCCCGGGCCCGCCAGCTCGATACGGACTTCTGGCGGCACGTCACCGAGATGGGCCGGAACCAAATCATGCGGATGGAGATGGCCTTGTGGGAGCGCTGGGCGGACCCGAGCGCGCCGCTCGATGGCAAGGCCGACGAGCTGCGCTGGTTCTACCACGTGCTCGCCAAGCAACTGCTGTCGCGCCAGGACCCGGTTCCCTTCTACCTCGCGACCATTCGTCCGACGTTCGCCCCTGCTTCCCGCTGA
- a CDS encoding MxcI has protein sequence MRSAAWGLLAGAALVLSACGDEKTPDGDKGPGVGEEGPLFLVHSAVETNGSRTNYFSLVDSLEQAKTLDYSKSLELPGRPRLYTAKGVGFFAIGSGESPTITRYEVRDGAFVAGTSMSFQQLGVKRLGAQAILFVSPTKAYYKDDAQAQIIVWNPAEMRVVKAIPLPQEFIKQGYSTGLSQWVSREGEAFFAVGWSTTVFDAVLPGANLVRIDTVTDEVTWQADSRCRDLGKTARIGDTLYFFSGVINGLGYAVKGTENAGQQDCILRISPGQQRFDADYVGSVAPALGEKKVGTVIAVTDDGMAWLQVADTTITPTAPGTTYREWYYKGWSWWRVPLATLRDPVRMQGEPGAYSAFTITSGSNFFISQSASDYSLSTLMELSTDTPKPGISFPGFVLDVARIR, from the coding sequence ATGAGGAGTGCCGCGTGGGGACTCCTGGCGGGCGCCGCCCTGGTTCTGTCGGCGTGTGGGGACGAGAAGACCCCTGACGGCGACAAGGGCCCTGGGGTGGGGGAAGAGGGGCCGCTGTTCCTGGTGCATTCGGCCGTCGAGACGAATGGCAGCCGGACGAACTACTTCTCCCTGGTGGACTCGCTGGAGCAGGCGAAGACGCTGGACTACTCGAAGTCGCTGGAGCTGCCGGGGCGTCCGCGTCTCTATACGGCGAAGGGCGTGGGCTTCTTCGCCATCGGGTCGGGCGAGTCTCCCACCATCACCCGCTATGAGGTGCGGGACGGTGCGTTCGTGGCGGGCACCAGCATGTCGTTCCAGCAGTTGGGGGTGAAGCGGCTGGGCGCCCAGGCCATCCTCTTCGTCAGCCCGACGAAGGCGTACTACAAGGACGACGCCCAGGCGCAGATCATCGTCTGGAACCCCGCGGAGATGCGCGTGGTGAAGGCGATTCCGCTGCCGCAGGAGTTCATCAAGCAGGGCTACTCCACGGGGCTGAGCCAGTGGGTCAGCCGCGAGGGCGAGGCGTTCTTCGCGGTGGGCTGGTCCACCACGGTGTTCGACGCGGTCCTGCCCGGGGCGAACCTGGTGCGCATCGACACCGTCACGGATGAAGTCACGTGGCAGGCGGACTCGCGGTGCCGCGACCTCGGGAAGACGGCGCGCATCGGCGACACGCTCTACTTCTTCAGCGGCGTCATCAACGGCCTGGGCTACGCGGTCAAGGGCACGGAGAACGCGGGGCAGCAGGACTGCATCCTCCGAATCTCTCCGGGGCAGCAGCGCTTCGACGCGGACTATGTCGGCTCGGTGGCCCCGGCCCTGGGTGAGAAGAAGGTGGGGACCGTCATCGCGGTGACCGACGACGGCATGGCCTGGCTCCAGGTCGCCGACACCACGATTACGCCGACGGCGCCCGGCACCACCTATCGCGAGTGGTACTACAAGGGGTGGAGCTGGTGGCGGGTGCCGCTCGCGACGCTCCGCGACCCGGTCCGCATGCAGGGCGAGCCGGGGGCGTACAGCGCCTTCACCATCACGTCGGGCTCGAACTTCTTCATCAGCCAGAGCGCGTCGGACTACTCGCTCTCCACGCTGATGGAGCTGAGCACCGACACGCCCAAGCCGGGCATCTCCTTCCCGGGCTTCGTCCTGGACGTGGCGCGCATCCGCTGA
- a CDS encoding glutathione S-transferase family protein — protein sequence MPHAVVPTLVGEAFSPWTQKARWALEYCGVAFAYREYVPTLSEPWLRWRMRQWSGTVSVPVLLAGAEVVRGSWDIARFAARQAGDGRLGDFDAMASWNTLSEAALAEARTRVVLRTLSDPEALDEASAAILPRVLRRPLRFIARDAARRLDRKYRDLVVPGSLRHALERTRAGLRDAGGEHLFGHFTYADITMVVVLEALAPAASIQPPLGPAARRCWSDAALAAEFSDLLQWRARLMTAHLVRHEPRVTG from the coding sequence ATGCCGCATGCCGTCGTCCCCACGCTGGTCGGCGAAGCCTTTTCTCCCTGGACGCAGAAGGCTCGGTGGGCCTTGGAGTATTGCGGCGTCGCGTTCGCCTATCGCGAGTACGTCCCCACGCTGAGCGAGCCGTGGCTTCGCTGGCGCATGCGGCAATGGTCGGGCACGGTGTCGGTGCCCGTGCTGCTCGCGGGCGCGGAGGTCGTGCGAGGCTCTTGGGACATCGCTCGCTTCGCCGCGCGTCAGGCGGGTGACGGCCGGCTCGGCGATTTCGACGCGATGGCCTCCTGGAACACCCTCAGCGAGGCCGCGCTCGCCGAAGCTCGGACCCGCGTGGTGCTCCGCACGCTGTCGGACCCGGAGGCGCTCGACGAGGCCTCCGCCGCGATTCTCCCTCGGGTGCTCCGCCGTCCCCTGCGGTTCATCGCCCGCGACGCCGCGCGTCGACTCGACCGCAAGTATCGCGACCTGGTGGTGCCCGGCTCCCTTCGACACGCGCTGGAGCGGACCCGTGCCGGCCTGCGTGACGCGGGCGGCGAGCACCTGTTCGGCCACTTCACCTATGCCGACATCACCATGGTCGTGGTGCTGGAGGCCCTCGCTCCGGCCGCGTCCATCCAGCCACCGCTGGGCCCCGCGGCGCGCCGCTGCTGGAGCGATGCGGCCTTGGCGGCGGAGTTCTCCGACCTGCTCCAATGGCGCGCACGTCTGATGACAGCCCATCTGGTCCGCCACGAGCCACGCGTCACGGGATAG
- a CDS encoding flavin monoamine oxidase family protein: MKRLNRMGALVSISRRSLLKWPAATCAVSVLGSREGLAHPRVREVDVAVVGAGLSGLSAARMLARAGCSVVVLDARDRVGGRTLNQRTVGNRQVDGGGQWVGGSQTRVMALADELGIPRIAQHETGLRVAHVNGTRVTFEKEVPGAETLHLQAVLENLARQVPLEAPWSAPGAALLDAQSVADWLNANNVGEEARGAVAGTIGTTLSASPENVSLLWFLFYLHSAGGFAELNEGAQQYRLEGGAQALSLRLAEELAGSVVLGAPVRRIKGWCTDSVVIHSDAGLVRARRAIVAMMPRDVQRIDFTPELPRQREALQRYWGASAGFKVHLVFDRPFWRDQGLAGVGFTDSGVVELTFDSTPADGAVGVLLAFVSPTAARLPAAVRRARVIEDVVKLFGEQARAPRDYLEQDWAREAWSAGCVSPLPPGLMSSWGSALKAPTGRIHWAGTETSGVWCGYLDGAIRAGERAAAEVLAQP, translated from the coding sequence ATGAAGCGCCTCAATCGGATGGGTGCCCTGGTTTCGATTTCACGGCGGTCCTTGCTGAAGTGGCCTGCGGCGACCTGTGCGGTCTCCGTGCTGGGAAGTCGCGAGGGGCTCGCGCATCCCCGCGTCCGGGAGGTCGATGTCGCCGTCGTGGGCGCGGGGCTGTCTGGCTTGAGTGCGGCACGGATGCTCGCTCGTGCTGGGTGCAGTGTCGTGGTGCTCGATGCGAGGGACCGGGTGGGTGGCCGCACCTTGAACCAGCGCACCGTGGGGAATCGCCAGGTCGACGGCGGTGGACAGTGGGTGGGCGGGAGCCAGACGCGCGTGATGGCGCTCGCGGATGAGCTGGGAATCCCGCGGATTGCTCAGCACGAGACCGGACTGCGCGTCGCCCACGTCAACGGCACGCGGGTCACGTTCGAGAAGGAGGTTCCGGGCGCGGAGACACTGCACCTCCAGGCGGTGCTGGAGAACCTCGCCCGGCAGGTCCCGCTCGAAGCGCCATGGAGTGCTCCAGGGGCCGCGCTGCTGGATGCCCAGAGCGTCGCGGACTGGCTGAACGCGAACAATGTCGGGGAAGAGGCGCGGGGCGCGGTGGCCGGGACGATTGGAACGACGTTGAGCGCCAGCCCCGAGAACGTCTCCCTGCTCTGGTTCCTCTTCTACCTGCATTCCGCGGGAGGCTTCGCGGAGCTCAACGAGGGGGCGCAGCAGTACCGGTTGGAGGGCGGTGCACAGGCACTCTCGCTGCGCCTCGCGGAGGAGCTCGCGGGCAGCGTCGTGTTGGGGGCGCCCGTTCGCCGCATCAAGGGCTGGTGCACGGACTCCGTGGTGATTCACTCCGACGCGGGGCTGGTGCGCGCACGCCGCGCCATCGTCGCGATGATGCCCAGGGACGTGCAGCGCATCGACTTCACGCCCGAGCTGCCGCGCCAGCGCGAGGCCCTCCAGCGGTACTGGGGCGCGAGTGCTGGCTTCAAGGTGCACCTCGTCTTCGACCGTCCCTTCTGGCGAGACCAGGGGCTCGCGGGGGTGGGCTTCACGGACTCGGGGGTGGTGGAGCTGACGTTCGACAGCACGCCGGCGGATGGCGCGGTGGGGGTCCTGTTGGCCTTCGTGAGTCCCACGGCGGCGCGGCTGCCCGCGGCGGTCCGGCGTGCGCGGGTCATCGAGGACGTCGTGAAGCTCTTTGGCGAGCAGGCGCGAGCGCCTCGGGACTACCTGGAGCAGGACTGGGCACGCGAGGCGTGGAGCGCGGGCTGCGTCTCTCCGCTGCCTCCGGGCCTGATGTCGTCGTGGGGCAGTGCGCTCAAGGCCCCCACGGGGCGCATCCACTGGGCGGGCACTGAGACCTCGGGAGTCTGGTGTGGCTATCTCGACGGCGCCATTCGCGCGGGTGAGCGTGCGGCCGCCGAGGTGCTGGCGCAGCCCTGA
- a CDS encoding PepSY-associated TM helix domain-containing protein — MRLKSGTYRVLWEAHAWAGATASVLLVGMFLLGVASLFRHELEPWQEPRLRTPLVVDEARTMATLQQWMDTRVERGSAPAVLNVVLPAPYAPWLGLGWKEKDGSDVAVRVNPLTGEEVPERSDLGEFLFHLHFLYPLPGGMFIAGLVATVLLLVVGTGLVLQVGRFRRELVRFRPREALRTAWGDLHKVLGSVGLPFQAVMAWTAAIICLNATVMRPVMIHTAFDGDVGAGLASTGYPGPLKRAGEAAPAPDVAKALEQARVSLPGVRHYRFAIRNLGDTQGFVDVRGYARQGLHEFTSVRVSRTGEVLNVRPAGGPGPSAWLLEGAYVLHSGLYAGMGLRLVYALLGVLSALCVLTGNLIWLERRARGMRRVDVGLARLTAGGFGGAAFALAAVFLANQLLPDSLSNRPAWEHATFYGAWCLCVLGAPLYPRATEWAYGLLALAGGILVLLPGLDAWRNARPLLAPAGSPYVFFADLAFLFLGALFLVSAWVVRRMAPSEPEVAAAPLNVPATEQP, encoded by the coding sequence ATGAGGCTCAAGTCTGGAACGTACCGCGTGCTCTGGGAGGCCCATGCCTGGGCGGGCGCGACGGCGTCGGTGCTGCTCGTCGGCATGTTCCTGCTCGGTGTCGCCTCCTTGTTCCGCCATGAGCTGGAGCCGTGGCAGGAGCCTCGGCTGCGCACGCCCCTGGTCGTGGACGAGGCGCGGACGATGGCCACGCTCCAGCAATGGATGGACACGCGCGTGGAGCGTGGCTCCGCGCCCGCCGTGCTGAATGTCGTCCTTCCCGCGCCCTATGCCCCTTGGCTGGGGCTCGGGTGGAAGGAGAAGGACGGCTCGGACGTGGCGGTGAGGGTGAATCCGCTGACGGGAGAAGAGGTTCCGGAGCGCAGCGACCTGGGCGAGTTCCTGTTCCACCTGCACTTCCTCTATCCGCTCCCGGGCGGGATGTTCATCGCGGGGCTGGTGGCCACGGTGTTGCTGCTGGTGGTGGGGACGGGGCTGGTTCTCCAGGTCGGCCGCTTTCGCCGCGAGCTCGTGCGGTTCCGCCCCCGCGAGGCCCTGCGCACGGCCTGGGGGGACTTGCACAAGGTGCTGGGCAGCGTGGGCTTGCCGTTCCAGGCCGTGATGGCGTGGACGGCGGCCATCATCTGCCTGAACGCCACCGTGATGCGGCCCGTGATGATTCACACGGCCTTCGATGGAGACGTCGGAGCGGGTCTCGCGTCCACGGGCTACCCGGGGCCGCTCAAGCGCGCGGGAGAAGCCGCGCCCGCGCCCGATGTGGCCAAGGCGCTCGAGCAGGCGCGTGTCTCGCTCCCCGGCGTCCGGCACTACCGGTTCGCCATCCGCAACCTGGGAGATACCCAGGGCTTCGTCGACGTCCGGGGCTACGCGCGGCAGGGCCTTCACGAGTTCACCTCCGTCCGTGTCTCGCGCACGGGAGAGGTGTTGAACGTGCGGCCCGCGGGCGGGCCCGGCCCCTCGGCCTGGCTGCTGGAGGGCGCGTACGTGCTTCACTCGGGCCTCTACGCCGGCATGGGGCTGCGGCTCGTGTACGCGCTGCTCGGCGTCCTCAGCGCCCTCTGTGTCCTGACGGGCAACCTCATCTGGTTGGAGCGGCGCGCGCGCGGCATGCGGCGGGTGGACGTGGGGCTCGCGCGGCTCACGGCGGGTGGGTTTGGCGGGGCCGCGTTCGCGCTCGCGGCGGTGTTCCTGGCCAACCAGCTCCTGCCCGACTCGCTGTCGAACCGCCCCGCCTGGGAGCATGCGACCTTCTACGGCGCCTGGTGCCTCTGTGTGCTGGGCGCGCCGCTGTATCCGCGCGCCACGGAGTGGGCCTATGGCCTGCTGGCCCTGGCGGGTGGAATCCTCGTCCTGCTCCCGGGCCTGGATGCCTGGCGCAATGCCCGGCCTCTCCTGGCCCCGGCGGGTTCGCCCTATGTCTTCTTCGCGGACCTGGCCTTCCTCTTCCTGGGCGCGCTGTTCCTGGTGTCGGCCTGGGTCGTTCGCCGCATGGCTCCCAGCGAGCCCGAGGTCGCGGCGGCGCCCCTGAACGTGCCGGCCACCGAGCAGCCGTGA
- a CDS encoding RCC1 domain-containing protein: MSARKQGVSSVVRAVWRVCVMVAGVGCGGAEPFPGGEVAVPPPEEATTQSARLAAQDTLSLESHTLWLKSDGTVWSWGTNYGGELGDGTHNHRSTPAQVPNLTSVTAVKAGRGNYSMARRADGSLWVWGYNTYGQLGDGTTLSRWSPVPVPGLSGVSSVSGGYMHSMALKSDGTVWAWGRNTDGQLGDGTTTQRLAPVRTLGLSLVTSVSAGYDFSAALKADGTVWTWGDNTDGELGNGTLTDRLTPAQVPGLTGVVFLMAGHSHVMAVKSDGTVWVWGRNDWGVLGLGQGAPIRQLTPTQVPGINQVAFVDSGEHYTVALKTDGTLWGWGYNNYGQLGEGSGGIKYLPTQLPGLTNVAALGVGRYHSMAIKQDGTAWAWGLHDAYQYANVTRPDSAVAVATQFTGALRPVGGLYETLVLKADGTVWGAGRNGSGQLGDGVGTQRAVPTQAVGLTDVVSHAAGANHALAAKSDGTVWAWGNNGSGQLGDGSTTASLVPLQVPGLTGVTAVAAGDGFSLALKSDGTLWAWGRNSYGSLGDGTTTGRTTPAPVPNFTGVKAVATAPGADHVLALKTNGTLWSWGNNSYGQLGDGSVLRKLSPVLVNLTGVLSIATGSDHSLVVRTGGAVWTWGRNDAAQLGDGTGTTRTLPVQVQGVTGATALAAGDRHSLMLKSDGTLWAWGSNSEGELGDGTMTGRPLPVRVRAPAGVVALSAGARHSLAMTPDGAVWAWGLNLFGQHGNNKWGFKTTPVQQW; this comes from the coding sequence ATGAGCGCAAGGAAGCAAGGCGTGTCCTCTGTCGTCAGGGCAGTCTGGCGGGTGTGTGTGATGGTCGCGGGGGTGGGGTGTGGTGGCGCCGAGCCGTTCCCCGGTGGCGAAGTGGCCGTGCCTCCACCGGAGGAGGCAACGACGCAGTCCGCGAGGCTGGCCGCGCAGGACACGCTGTCATTGGAGTCCCACACCCTGTGGTTGAAGTCAGACGGAACCGTGTGGTCCTGGGGCACCAACTACGGAGGTGAGCTGGGGGATGGGACACACAACCACCGGTCGACGCCCGCCCAGGTTCCCAACCTCACCAGCGTGACGGCGGTGAAGGCGGGGCGAGGCAACTACTCGATGGCGCGGAGGGCGGACGGCTCGCTGTGGGTCTGGGGGTACAACACCTACGGACAATTGGGTGATGGGACGACCCTCAGCCGTTGGTCGCCTGTCCCGGTGCCGGGCCTCTCTGGCGTGTCGTCCGTTTCGGGCGGCTACATGCACTCGATGGCGCTGAAGTCGGATGGCACCGTCTGGGCGTGGGGCAGGAACACCGACGGCCAGCTCGGGGATGGGACGACCACCCAGCGGCTTGCGCCCGTGCGCACACTGGGGCTCTCCCTGGTGACCTCGGTGTCGGCTGGCTATGACTTCTCGGCGGCGCTCAAGGCGGACGGAACCGTCTGGACCTGGGGCGACAACACGGACGGAGAGCTGGGGAACGGGACGCTGACGGACCGGCTCACGCCCGCGCAGGTCCCAGGTCTCACGGGTGTGGTGTTCCTGATGGCGGGACACTCCCATGTGATGGCGGTGAAGTCGGATGGAACCGTCTGGGTCTGGGGCCGCAATGACTGGGGTGTGCTCGGGCTTGGACAGGGCGCGCCCATCCGGCAGCTGACGCCCACCCAGGTTCCCGGCATCAACCAGGTCGCGTTCGTGGACTCGGGGGAGCACTACACGGTGGCGTTGAAGACGGACGGCACCCTCTGGGGCTGGGGCTACAACAACTACGGTCAGCTGGGCGAAGGCTCGGGCGGCATCAAGTACCTGCCCACGCAGCTACCGGGCCTCACGAACGTGGCCGCGCTGGGCGTGGGCCGCTACCACTCAATGGCCATCAAGCAGGACGGCACCGCCTGGGCCTGGGGTCTCCATGATGCGTATCAATATGCGAACGTCACCCGGCCGGACTCCGCCGTGGCCGTCGCCACCCAGTTCACCGGCGCGCTTCGGCCCGTGGGCGGTTTGTATGAGACGCTGGTGTTGAAGGCGGATGGCACCGTCTGGGGCGCCGGGCGGAACGGCAGCGGACAGCTGGGCGATGGCGTGGGGACCCAGCGCGCGGTACCCACCCAGGCCGTGGGGCTCACGGATGTTGTCTCCCACGCCGCGGGGGCGAACCATGCGCTCGCGGCGAAGTCGGATGGGACGGTCTGGGCCTGGGGCAACAACGGGTCCGGACAGCTCGGAGATGGGAGCACCACCGCGAGCCTGGTTCCCCTCCAGGTCCCGGGGCTCACCGGTGTGACGGCCGTGGCCGCGGGGGATGGGTTCTCGCTGGCGCTGAAGTCGGACGGCACGCTCTGGGCCTGGGGGCGCAACAGCTATGGCTCACTGGGGGATGGAACAACGACGGGCCGGACGACCCCCGCGCCGGTGCCCAACTTCACCGGAGTGAAGGCCGTGGCGACGGCGCCCGGCGCGGACCATGTGCTCGCCCTGAAGACGAACGGCACGCTCTGGTCCTGGGGCAACAACTCGTATGGCCAGTTGGGAGACGGCTCGGTCCTCCGCAAGCTCTCTCCTGTCCTGGTGAACCTCACCGGTGTGCTCTCCATCGCGACGGGCTCGGACCACTCGCTGGTGGTGAGGACGGGCGGCGCGGTGTGGACCTGGGGGCGCAACGACGCGGCCCAGTTGGGAGATGGCACGGGGACCACGCGGACCCTGCCTGTCCAGGTGCAGGGCGTCACGGGGGCAACGGCCCTGGCGGCGGGTGACCGGCACTCGTTGATGTTGAAGTCCGACGGCACGCTCTGGGCCTGGGGCAGCAACTCCGAGGGCGAACTGGGAGATGGGACGATGACGGGCCGGCCGCTGCCGGTTCGCGTGCGTGCTCCCGCGGGCGTGGTGGCCCTGTCCGCGGGCGCGCGCCACTCGCTGGCGATGACGCCGGATGGCGCCGTCTGGGCCTGGGGGCTCAACCTCTTCGGGCAACACGGCAACAACAAGTGGGGATTCAAGACGACGCCCGTCCAGCAGTGGTGA
- a CDS encoding DUF808 domain-containing protein, with amino-acid sequence MAGSSLFALIDDIATILDDVSILTKVAAKKTAGVLGDDLALNAQQVTGVSADRELPVVWAVAKGSLVNKAILVPAALAISALAPWLVTPLLMVGGAFLCFEGFEKLAHKFLHSEEEDQEHRAELREALANPNVDLVALEKDKIKGAVRTDFILSAEIIAITLGTVAAATFATRVSVLVGIALIMTVGVYGLVAGIVKLDDAGLYLTRQTGSFQRSLGAGILRAAPMLMKFLSVAGTAAMFLVGGGILVHGISGLHHAEESFTAWASTVPGVGSVLGGLASMLLNAAVGLGAGAVTVIVFTVGQKLLKKGKSAK; translated from the coding sequence ATGGCAGGCAGCAGTCTATTTGCGCTCATCGACGACATCGCGACCATCCTGGATGACGTCTCCATCCTGACGAAGGTGGCGGCGAAAAAGACGGCGGGCGTGCTTGGAGACGACCTGGCGCTCAACGCCCAGCAGGTGACGGGAGTGAGCGCGGACCGCGAGCTGCCGGTGGTGTGGGCGGTGGCGAAGGGCTCGTTGGTCAACAAGGCCATCCTGGTGCCCGCGGCGCTGGCCATCAGCGCGCTGGCGCCCTGGCTGGTGACGCCGCTGTTGATGGTGGGCGGTGCGTTCCTCTGCTTCGAGGGCTTCGAGAAGCTGGCGCACAAGTTCCTGCACAGCGAGGAGGAGGACCAGGAGCACCGCGCGGAGCTGCGGGAGGCGTTGGCGAATCCGAACGTGGACCTGGTGGCGTTGGAGAAGGACAAGATCAAGGGTGCGGTGCGCACCGACTTCATCCTCTCCGCGGAAATCATCGCCATCACCCTGGGCACGGTGGCGGCGGCGACCTTCGCCACCCGCGTCTCGGTCCTGGTGGGCATCGCGCTCATCATGACGGTGGGCGTGTATGGGCTGGTGGCGGGCATCGTGAAGCTGGACGACGCGGGCCTGTACCTCACCCGTCAGACGGGCTCCTTCCAGCGCAGCCTGGGCGCGGGCATCCTCCGCGCGGCGCCGATGCTGATGAAGTTCCTCTCCGTGGCGGGGACGGCGGCCATGTTCCTGGTGGGTGGCGGCATCCTCGTGCACGGCATCTCCGGCCTGCACCACGCGGAGGAGTCCTTCACCGCCTGGGCCTCGACGGTGCCGGGTGTGGGCAGCGTCCTGGGCGGGCTTGCGTCCATGCTGCTCAACGCCGCGGTGGGCCTGGGCGCTGGCGCCGTGACGGTGATTGTCTTCACCGTGGGCCAGAAGCTGCTGAAGAAGGGCAAGAGCGCGAAGTAG
- a CDS encoding YciI family protein, with the protein MRFMVMHKVTEEMETGAPPTPEVMEGIGRLIGEAFQKGIFVSGEGLQPTSQRMHLAYKKGLRTLTKGPFADLKERVAGFTLMCVRSKEEALSWCDKFAAAVGDVELVLGAVKEPWDLGMAPKPENAPLRFLSLHMADERSEKDLPREPWHAEKLKGLIDEMTRAGALQVSAELTSTRRGSRIHFEGDRHSVLDGPFAESKELVAGYAILDLPSLAEAVEWSARFGAVVKVREIDVRPLGE; encoded by the coding sequence ATGCGGTTCATGGTCATGCACAAGGTGACGGAGGAGATGGAGACGGGGGCCCCGCCGACGCCCGAGGTGATGGAGGGGATTGGGCGGCTCATCGGGGAGGCGTTTCAGAAGGGAATCTTCGTCTCGGGCGAAGGGCTCCAGCCGACGTCGCAGCGGATGCACCTGGCCTACAAGAAGGGCCTGCGGACCCTCACGAAGGGCCCGTTCGCGGACCTGAAGGAGCGCGTGGCTGGCTTCACGCTCATGTGCGTGAGGTCGAAGGAGGAGGCGCTCTCCTGGTGCGACAAGTTCGCGGCGGCGGTGGGCGACGTCGAGCTCGTGCTGGGGGCCGTCAAGGAGCCGTGGGATTTGGGCATGGCGCCGAAGCCGGAGAACGCGCCGCTGCGCTTCTTGTCGCTGCACATGGCGGATGAGCGCTCGGAGAAGGACCTGCCTCGGGAGCCGTGGCACGCGGAGAAGTTGAAGGGGCTCATCGACGAGATGACCCGCGCGGGGGCGCTCCAGGTCTCCGCCGAGCTCACGAGCACGCGGAGGGGCTCTCGCATCCACTTCGAGGGCGACCGGCACTCGGTCCTCGATGGACCGTTCGCGGAGTCGAAGGAGCTGGTCGCGGGCTACGCGATTCTCGACCTGCCGTCGCTGGCGGAGGCCGTCGAGTGGTCGGCGCGCTTCGGCGCGGTCGTGAAGGTCCGTGAAATCGACGTCCGCCCGTTGGGGGAGTGA
- a CDS encoding AAA family ATPase gives MRIAFSGTHRVGKTTLVEELSDLLPTYATVDEPYLEMEEEGYEFASPPSVEDFEAQLSRSIDNLGDTETGADVLFDRCPVDFIGYLQAHEDSEAFDLDSWLPRVRAALQSLDLIVWVGIEQPDRIALSSSEDEDLRLAVDEALRALLLDDPYALGVEVLVVEGSPRARAKQVLQHVNSHKPHM, from the coding sequence ATGCGCATCGCATTCTCCGGCACCCACCGCGTGGGGAAGACCACCCTCGTCGAAGAACTCTCCGACCTGCTCCCCACCTACGCGACGGTGGACGAGCCCTATCTCGAGATGGAGGAAGAGGGCTACGAGTTCGCGTCGCCCCCCTCCGTCGAGGACTTCGAGGCCCAGCTCTCCCGGTCCATCGACAACCTGGGCGACACGGAGACTGGGGCGGATGTGTTGTTCGACCGCTGCCCCGTGGACTTCATCGGCTACCTGCAAGCCCATGAGGACTCCGAGGCCTTCGATCTGGATTCATGGCTGCCCCGCGTCCGCGCCGCCCTCCAGTCGTTGGATTTGATTGTGTGGGTGGGGATTGAGCAGCCGGACCGGATTGCGCTCTCCTCTTCGGAAGACGAGGACCTGCGCCTCGCGGTGGACGAGGCGCTGAGGGCGCTCCTCCTCGATGACCCGTACGCGCTCGGCGTCGAGGTGCTCGTCGTCGAAGGCTCTCCGCGCGCTCGCGCGAAACAGGTCCTTCAACACGTCAACTCACATAAGCCGCATATGTAG